One genomic segment of Primulina tabacum isolate GXHZ01 chromosome 9, ASM2559414v2, whole genome shotgun sequence includes these proteins:
- the LOC142556010 gene encoding casein kinase 1-like protein 2, whose amino-acid sequence MEPRVGNKFRLGRKIGSGSFGEIYLGTNIQTNEEVAIKLENVKTKHPQLMYESKLYKLLQGGTGIPNVRWFGVEGDYNVLVMDLLGPSLEDLFNFCSRKLSLKTVLMLADKMITRVEFIHSKSFLHRDIKPDNFLMGLGKRANQVYAIDFGLAKKYRDSSTQQHIPYRENKNLTGTARYASMNTHLGIEQSRRDDLESLGYVFMYFLRGSLPWQGLKAGTKKQKYERICEKKVSTSIETLCRSYPAEFASYFHYCRSLRFDDKPDYTYLKRIFRDLFIREGFQFDYVYDWTILNFQQSQLTNSPFGALDPTAGTSSGVRHTNIDRPSGGEEGKTLGWSANTTRGRNFLDSGSLSRQKDPVTSDSAMGKESSSTNIFRQNSSSRRLAVPTGHKPEISGQDPDRSRSLHKNSSFTRLDHKRFSSSKDPPNIQSYESALKGMESLNFGNNERVHY is encoded by the exons ATGGAACCGCGTGTGGGGAATAAATTTCGGCTGGGCCGGAAAATTGGGAGTGGCTCGTTTGGAGAGATCTATTTAG GAACTAACATTCAGACCAATGAAGAGGTTGCGATTAAGCTT GAAAATGTCAAGACTAAACATCCCCAGTTAATGTATGAGTCAAAGTTGTACAAATTACTTCAAGGAGGAA cTGGAATTCCAAATGTCAGATGGTTCGGAGTAGAGGGAGACTATAATGTTCTTGTTATGGATTTATTGGGACCTAGTCTTGAAGACTTGTTTAACTTCTGTAGTAGGAAGCTTTCACTTAAGACAGTGTTGATGCTGGCGGATAAAATG ATTACTCGTGTTGAGTTTATTCACTCTAAGTCTTTCCTGCATCGGGATATCAAGCCCGACAACTTTTTAATGGGTTTGGGAAAGCGTGCAAATCAG GTTTACGCAATTGATTTTGGGCTTGCCAAGAAATATAGGGATTCATCAACACAGCAGCACATTCCGTATAG ggaaaataaaaatttgactgGAACAGCCAGATACGCGAGCATGAATACGCATCTTGGCATTG AACAAAGTCGCAGGGATGATCTGGAATCACTTGGATATGTTTTCATGTACTTCTTAAGGGGAAG TCTTCCTTGGCAGGGGCTGAAGGCCGGAACCAAGAAACAGAAGTACGAGAGAATTTGCGAAAAGAAAGTTTCAACCTCCATTGAG ACTTTATGCCGCAGTTATCCTGCTGAGTTTGCGTCTTACTTCCATTATTGCCGTTCTCTTAGATTCGATGATAAACCAGATTATACCTATTTAAAGAGAATTTTCCGTGACCTTTTTATCCGCGAAG GTTTTCAATTTGATTATGTTTATGACTGGACAATTTTGAACTTTCAACAATCCCAGCTCACCAATTCTCCCTTTGGGGCCCTT gACCCCACTGCAGGAACAAGTTCGGGGGTGCGCCACACTAATATTGATAGGCCATCAG GTGGTGAAGAAGGGAAGACCCTTGGTTGGTCTGCAAATACTACTCGTGGCAGAAACTTTTTGGATTCTGGAAGCTTATCTAGACAGAAAGACCCAGTAACTAGTGACTCAGCCATGGGTAAAGAA TCATCTAGCACAAACATTTTCCGACAAAATTCATCTTCAAGACGACTTGCTGTCCCAACCGGTCACAAGCCTGAGATTTCTGGCCAAGATCCTGACCGTTCACGCTCACTCCACAAAAATTCAAGCTTCACACGATTGGATCACAAGCGCTTTTCTTCTTCAAAAGACCCGCCCAACATACAGAGTTATGAATCTGCATTGAAAGGAATGGAGAGCCTGAACTTTGGCAATAACGAAAGGGTGCATTATTAG